TTTTGAATTGGATAACATTATTATTTTTTGCAATATGCTCAGTCATTACAGCGGTTATATCTTTTATTTCTGAATTATCTGTAAGTATGTCTAGATTTACTGCTAGTGAGTCATATCCGGGAGATATTACTTTTGATGAAAAAGTGTTTTTTTTCATATCCCATAATATCATTTTTTTTATTTTACTTGTATTAATTGTTTTTCCACTAAAACGATTACTAAAAAATAAAATTACTTCAAAGAAAACTAATTTTAATATTTATACTATTTTTATATTATCAATAGTTATATTCGCTATTTACAGATATGTATATATTTTTAGTTAGATTAGAGTAGTATAAAATTGTTAAAAATGAGACAATTATGCATATTATGAAAAACATGACACAATTATGGTATAAGATGGTTACAAATTTTAATTAGGAACTGTTAAAATATGACTATATAGGGGCTGATATTAGTTGGGATAGACCTATAGTAAAGATAAACTATGATAATAATGAGCTTATATTAAAAATAGGAAGCAAAGAAGCTATAAAAAATGGAAAAACTATAAGTTTAGAAAAAGAACCATACATATACAAAGGTAGAACTATGGTTCCATTAAGATTTGTATCAGAATCTTTAGGATTAACAGTAAATTATAGAGATAAGAAAGTAGATATAATAACACCTAAACTAAAAATAAACAATATAGAAATAGATTCAATAGATAACTATTGTCCTATGACTATGGGGGGAATACTTTCTAAAAATAAAAATAATCTCTATGCTACTCGTATCAATAATGTAATAGAAGCTTCTAAAACTAATGAAGTAGATATTGATAAATTTTCTGAAAGATTGTATGACTGGAAAGGAAAAGAGTATTTCCATGAAAATTATGAATATGCATTTTTAGATAAATCAAATAATAAAATAGCAGAGTATAAAACGTATACATGTCCTGATTGGAGTGATATAAATAATCCAAAAACTATTTGTTTAATGGAAGACGTTACAAATTCAAAGTGGTACGTTATTAAAACACAAGATTTAAAAAAATTTCAATCATTATATGGTATAGGTGAATGGACACTTATATCAAATACTGTTGCATAGAAAAAATTGGATTTAATTGTTATTTTAAATTCTATTTACCTTATGATATATTTTTACTTGGAATAAAATAAATTGGAGGAGTTTTATGAGGAATAACATTATTAAAGTACTTATCTTTACATTTATATCATTTATATTCTTTGATTATAATTCGTATGATATAAATGCTAATGAAAAATTATCAACTAGTACAAATATACAGAATGAGGAAGTAAATATACCTGATAAAATTTTAAAAGAAGTTGTATTAAGAACATTAGGTAAAAATCCTATGGATAGTATAACTATAACTATATCTGACATGGAATCTTTAACTAGTTTAAGTTTCTGGGCAGCATTTTCTTCTGATAAAATTTCGAATTTAGAGGGAATACAATACGCTAAAAATTTAAAATACTTAGATGTTAGCTATAATAAAATATCAGATATAGGGCCACTAACAAATTTAACAAATTTAAAGGACTTAGATGTTAGTTATAATAAAATATCAGATATAGGTCCATTAAGAAATTTAACAAAATTAGAACGCTTAAATTTAGATTCTAATCATATTTTAGATTTTAGTCCACTTAAAAACTTGCCGAATAAGGAAAAATTTAGGTATGGAACTATATTAGAACAAAATGTATATTATGATGAAGTTCGTTTAACAGGTGATAGTTTTAAGATTAAAAATCCATTTATAGGTATTGATGGAGAAATGCTAACTGAACTGTATGGTCAACGTTATGGGAATTATATGGGAAGGTCTGAAGGTGATTATCTAATATGGGACAATATAACGGAAAAAGATATTAGAGAGTCAAATTTTCAACTAATAGCGGCTTATTATTGGGATTATTACTATGATGGAATGCATGATTATAATCGTGTTAGTGAATTACATATACCAATAGCACCGTTTAATGATATATATAATCACTGGGCAGAGGATACTATAAGAGAATATGAACGTAAAAAAATAATTGCGAAAGATGTTAGGTTTAGACCTAATGAAGCTATGACTAGAGCAGAATTTGTAAAAATATTTAATAAAACATTTAAGCTAAGCAAGCATAGTGGGAAAACATTTAAAGATACTAAAAATCATTGGGCATATTATGAAATTGATATTGCAGTAACTAATGGAGTATGTAATGGAAAAACAGAAACAGAATTTAAACCTGATGATCCTATAACAAGGCAAGAAGCTGCGACTATGTTATCAAACTACTTGAATTTATCTGACAATAACATAGACAAAATAGTTAAATACAAAGATAGCAATGACATATCTAGCTGGGCTAAGCCTTCAGTAGAAGGTGTAATTGAAAAAGGCTATATGGGTGGATATAGTGACAATACATTTAGGCCTAAGAATAAAATAACAAGAGCAGAAGCATTATCTATGTTAAGTAGAATAAAATAAAAATATAACTTATATAAAAAACAGCGTGAGTTTAATACTTTATAAAACTCATGCTGTTTTAATTTAATATAATTTATATTTTAAATCGCTTTTTTGTCTAAATCACTATTAATAGAATTAATATGAGACATATAAAGCTTTGTCTCCTTAATAACAACAGGCATAAGTAGTATTAGAGCAATTAAATTTGGAATAGCCATAAGACCATTAACTATATCTGCAATTATCCATACCATTTCTAATTTCAAGAAAGAACCTAAAAGAACCATCAAAACAAATACTAATCTATATCCTTTTATACCTTTAGTACCAAATAAGAACTCAAAGCATCTTTCTCCATAATAACTCCAACCAAGTATAGTTGTAAAAGCAAATAAACTTAAACTAAGAGTTAAAAATAAAGGACCTACATTCGGTAGCACACTTTTAAAAGCGGCCTGTGTCATAAGAGCACCGTTTAAATCTCCAGTCCAAACCCCTGATAATATAATAGCAAAACCAGTAAGTGAACATATAATTAAACTGTCTATAAAAGTACCAGTCATAGATATAAGACCTTGTTCAGCTGGCCAATTAGTTTTAGCCGCAGCGGCAGCAATTGGAGCACTACCAAGTCCTGATTCATTTGAAAATACACCACGAGCGATACCATTTCTAATAGCCATAGCAACACTAGAACCTAAAAAACCACCTACAGCAGCAGTTGAGTTAAATGCCCCATCAAATATAAGTGTAAATGTAGTCGGAATTTTATTAAATGAAGTAAACACAATTAATAAACACATAAAGATATATATACCAGACATAAATGGAACTATAGCTGTTGCCACTTTAGATATATTTTGAATTCCACCAAATATAACTAAGGCTACGATTAAAGTTAATATAATACCAGTAATTCTTGGATCTATTCCAAAGCTACCATTTATAGAATCTGTTATAGAGTTAACTTGAGTAAATGTACCTATCCCAAGTAATGCTACTAAAATACCACTTACAGCAAAGAATATTGCAAGAGGCTTGAACTTTTGTCCTAGACCATTAACTATATAGTACATAGGACCTCCAGATGTTTGGCCATTTTCGTCCTTAGTTCTATATTTTATAGCAAGAACACCTTCAGCATACTTAGTTGCCATACCAAAGAATGCTGCAAGCCACATCCAAAATAGTGCTCCTGGTCCACCTACCTTTATAGCAGTAGCAACACCGACAATGTTACCAGTACCAACAGTAGCAGCAAGAGCTGTACATAGTGCTGAGAAACTAGAAATATCACCATTTCCATTGTTTTCAGCCTTAAAAATTAATCTTAATGCAGTTGGAAGTTTAGTGATTTGTAAAAATCCAAGTCTGAAAGTAAATAAGACACCAGTACCAACTAATAATACTAGTAATGGTGGTCCCCATATAAATGAGTCCACAGAGTTTAAAACATCAATTAAATTCATAAAGAACACCCCTCATATCATTGTTTAATAAATTAAACAATTTAAAATTTTAAGCTAAATAAATCTTTGGAGTAAAATGAATTAATTGACAGGAATGAAGAAAAAAGTTTATCCCTAAAAATAACATTTAAACAAAATCATATTTTAAAAACCTTAGAATAAGATTAAACTTTTCAATAAGATTAAATTTTGCAATAGAATTAATTTTGAAATAAGATTTTGTTATAAAATAATAAAAGCTAAATCTAATATTAGATTTAGCTCTGGATAAACGAACGTACTATAAATGAGTACCAAAAAAGTACTAAAAAATAGTTTATAATCCCTGTCCTTTTGCCTGAGAGATTGAGCAGTATTGCCTTGCCCCTTCGGCGCCTATAATAGGTCTCTCCAGAGTTCCCTAAACTTTACAGTCCTACTTTAGAAAAAGTACCTGAGAGTGCGACTCCGTCGGTGTGTTAAAATTAACAACTCTTCTATAAAGCTTCAAACGGGTATTTAATTATGTTAGCATTATTCACTATCTATAATATTAAATAAACTAAAAAATGTCAACAATTTAATTCGTTTCGTATACTAACAATTGAATGAAATATGGAAAAAATGTATATTTATTGCATATAAAATTATTTAAATTAGTAGATACTTCAAAATATATGTTAATATAATAATTATGTAAAACAATATGCTCATATGGGCAATCAAAGGAAGGTAATAGAATGAAGAAGATATTAGTACTAGCAGAAAAACCTTCAGTAGGTAGAGATATAGCTAGAGTATTAGGATGTAAAAATGAAAAAAATGGATATATAGAAGGACCAAAATATATAGTAACATGGGCACTAGGACATTTAGTAACATTAGCAGACACAGAAAGTTATGGTCAGCAATACAAATCTTGGAATATAGATGATTTACCAATACTTCCAAAGTATTTAAAAACTGTAGTAATTAAAAAAACTAGTAAACAATTTAACACAGTAAAAGCTCAAATGAATAGAGAAGATGTATCTGAAATAGTAATAGCAACAGATGCAGGACGTGAAGGAGAGCTTGTTGCTAGATGGATAATAGAAAAAGCACAAGTTAA
Above is a genomic segment from Romboutsia lituseburensis containing:
- a CDS encoding alanine/glycine:cation symporter family protein, which encodes MNLIDVLNSVDSFIWGPPLLVLLVGTGVLFTFRLGFLQITKLPTALRLIFKAENNGNGDISSFSALCTALAATVGTGNIVGVATAIKVGGPGALFWMWLAAFFGMATKYAEGVLAIKYRTKDENGQTSGGPMYYIVNGLGQKFKPLAIFFAVSGILVALLGIGTFTQVNSITDSINGSFGIDPRITGIILTLIVALVIFGGIQNISKVATAIVPFMSGIYIFMCLLIVFTSFNKIPTTFTLIFDGAFNSTAAVGGFLGSSVAMAIRNGIARGVFSNESGLGSAPIAAAAAKTNWPAEQGLISMTGTFIDSLIICSLTGFAIILSGVWTGDLNGALMTQAAFKSVLPNVGPLFLTLSLSLFAFTTILGWSYYGERCFEFLFGTKGIKGYRLVFVLMVLLGSFLKLEMVWIIADIVNGLMAIPNLIALILLMPVVIKETKLYMSHINSINSDLDKKAI
- a CDS encoding S-layer homology domain-containing protein — encoded protein: MRNNIIKVLIFTFISFIFFDYNSYDINANEKLSTSTNIQNEEVNIPDKILKEVVLRTLGKNPMDSITITISDMESLTSLSFWAAFSSDKISNLEGIQYAKNLKYLDVSYNKISDIGPLTNLTNLKDLDVSYNKISDIGPLRNLTKLERLNLDSNHILDFSPLKNLPNKEKFRYGTILEQNVYYDEVRLTGDSFKIKNPFIGIDGEMLTELYGQRYGNYMGRSEGDYLIWDNITEKDIRESNFQLIAAYYWDYYYDGMHDYNRVSELHIPIAPFNDIYNHWAEDTIREYERKKIIAKDVRFRPNEAMTRAEFVKIFNKTFKLSKHSGKTFKDTKNHWAYYEIDIAVTNGVCNGKTETEFKPDDPITRQEAATMLSNYLNLSDNNIDKIVKYKDSNDISSWAKPSVEGVIEKGYMGGYSDNTFRPKNKITRAEALSMLSRIK
- a CDS encoding copper amine oxidase N-terminal domain-containing protein, which produces MGADISWDRPIVKINYDNNELILKIGSKEAIKNGKTISLEKEPYIYKGRTMVPLRFVSESLGLTVNYRDKKVDIITPKLKINNIEIDSIDNYCPMTMGGILSKNKNNLYATRINNVIEASKTNEVDIDKFSERLYDWKGKEYFHENYEYAFLDKSNNKIAEYKTYTCPDWSDINNPKTICLMEDVTNSKWYVIKTQDLKKFQSLYGIGEWTLISNTVA